A stretch of the Poseidonibacter parvus genome encodes the following:
- a CDS encoding succinate dehydrogenase/fumarate reductase iron-sulfur subunit: MKIKIKRFSKENEDKNHIDFFDIQKTNLLQALTEIKTTQDASLTFRCGCKSGVCGSCAVLVNGVEKLSCKTNVQDNDLIEPLKNRSVIKDLVTDVSHETLLIKTSNAFLDDKSNAEITNNDIKLIDTQSNCILCNSCYSSCPVYDVNKEFLGPFALTRALRYANDKKVLDNSSIIASIQKKGIWDCTLCSACTFVCPQGIDPKADIMQLQNISVQKGYENPNFSKFDSSINFGFNPNGF, encoded by the coding sequence ATGAAAATAAAGATAAAAAGATTTAGTAAAGAGAATGAAGATAAAAATCATATAGATTTCTTTGATATACAAAAAACAAATTTACTTCAAGCCTTAACTGAAATAAAAACTACTCAAGATGCAAGTTTAACATTTAGATGCGGATGTAAAAGTGGAGTTTGTGGTTCTTGTGCTGTTCTTGTAAATGGTGTAGAAAAACTAAGTTGTAAAACAAATGTACAAGATAATGATTTGATTGAACCTTTGAAAAATCGTTCAGTAATAAAAGATTTAGTTACAGATGTTTCACATGAAACATTGTTAATAAAAACTTCAAATGCATTTTTAGATGATAAGAGCAATGCAGAAATTACTAATAATGACATAAAACTAATTGATACACAAAGTAATTGTATACTTTGTAATTCCTGCTATAGTTCTTGTCCTGTATATGATGTAAATAAAGAGTTTCTAGGGCCTTTTGCACTAACAAGAGCATTAAGATATGCAAATGATAAGAAAGTGTTAGATAATAGCTCTATAATTGCTTCTATACAAAAAAAAGGTATTTGGGATTGTACTTTATGCAGTGCCTGTACTTTTGTATGTCCACAAGGTATTGATCCAAAAGCAGATATTATGCAGTTACAAAATATCTCTGTTCAAAAAGGATATGAAAATCCTAACTTTTCAAAATTTGATTCTTCTATTAATTTTGGATTTAATCCAAATGGATTTTAA
- a CDS encoding FAD-dependent oxidoreductase, with translation MYDVIIIGSGAAGLTAALSAQQKDTKVLVISKTYPTHSQTVQAQGGINAVLYEDDDSVDIHTEDTYKASRGLANKDNINFMCKNAKDTINWLDSIGVPFTRNNSNQIAQRKFGGTKKLRTCYSSDYTGLKIVHTLYDQCIKENINFLNEHMLLELIIENDTCKGAIIFDIQEGTIKEILSKSTIIASGGYAGIYSNHTTNSFSNTADGLNCTLKAGAILSNMEFVQFHPTALENSNILVSESARGEGGFLLDENKQRFIDELKPRDEVARAIYKRINQDQKVYLDLRHLGLDKINETMPQEKRLALEFSNVKIEEELLPINPAAHYSMGGIKTDIDSKTNIKSLYACGEVAQASIHGANRLGGNSLLEIVTLGKIAGTNASKNNIKSSNNINKETASFTKQKNFINEVYSYTNEINFYYEKEKLGKLFFNNVGVFRNDENLTLALIDVLAMKQKIKQMGIQDKSRIYNKNLIEFIEFINMIDIAEIIIKTAIQRKESRGAHYRDDYPFELNAYQKNSFAKILNNELQIDFEDVI, from the coding sequence ATGTATGATGTAATAATAATTGGTTCTGGAGCAGCAGGATTAACAGCAGCTTTATCAGCACAACAAAAAGATACTAAAGTACTTGTAATATCTAAAACATATCCAACACATTCCCAAACAGTGCAAGCACAAGGTGGAATAAATGCAGTTTTATATGAAGATGATGATAGTGTTGATATTCATACAGAAGATACATATAAGGCATCAAGAGGACTTGCTAATAAAGATAATATAAACTTTATGTGTAAAAATGCTAAAGATACAATAAACTGGCTTGATAGTATTGGAGTACCGTTTACAAGAAATAATAGTAACCAAATTGCACAAAGAAAGTTTGGCGGAACTAAAAAACTAAGAACATGTTACTCAAGTGATTACACAGGATTAAAAATTGTTCATACATTATATGATCAATGTATAAAAGAGAATATTAACTTTTTAAATGAACATATGCTTCTTGAATTAATAATAGAGAATGATACATGTAAAGGTGCTATTATTTTTGATATACAAGAAGGGACTATAAAAGAAATATTATCAAAAAGCACAATAATAGCATCTGGTGGTTATGCTGGTATTTATTCAAACCATACAACAAATTCTTTTTCTAATACTGCAGATGGATTAAATTGTACACTAAAAGCTGGTGCAATATTATCAAATATGGAATTTGTACAGTTCCATCCAACAGCATTAGAAAATAGTAATATATTAGTTAGTGAAAGTGCTAGAGGTGAGGGTGGTTTTTTACTTGATGAAAACAAACAAAGATTTATTGATGAACTAAAGCCTAGAGATGAAGTTGCTAGAGCAATATATAAAAGAATAAATCAAGATCAAAAAGTATATTTAGATTTAAGACATCTAGGTCTTGACAAAATAAATGAAACTATGCCTCAAGAAAAAAGACTAGCACTAGAATTTTCAAATGTCAAAATTGAAGAAGAACTACTTCCGATTAACCCAGCTGCTCATTATTCCATGGGTGGAATAAAAACAGATATAGATAGCAAAACTAACATCAAATCTTTATATGCTTGTGGTGAAGTTGCTCAAGCATCAATTCATGGTGCAAATAGATTAGGTGGTAATTCTTTATTAGAAATTGTAACACTTGGTAAAATAGCAGGAACAAATGCATCAAAGAATAATATAAAATCTAGCAATAATATAAATAAAGAAACAGCAAGTTTTACTAAACAAAAAAACTTTATTAATGAAGTTTATTCATATACAAATGAAATAAACTTTTATTATGAAAAAGAAAAATTAGGAAAACTATTTTTCAATAACGTTGGAGTATTTAGAAATGATGAAAATCTAACTTTAGCATTAATTGATGTACTAGCTATGAAACAAAAAATAAAGCAAATGGGTATTCAAGATAAATCCAGAATATACAATAAGAATCTAATTGAATTTATAGAATTTATTAATATGATAGACATAGCAGAAATAATTATTAAAACAGCTATACAAAGAAAAGAAAGTAGGGGAGCTCATTATAGAGATGATTATCCATTTGAACTAAATGCATATCAAAAAAACTCTTTTGCAAAAATCCTTAATAATGAACTTCAAATAGATTTTGAGGATGTAATATGA
- a CDS encoding KpsF/GutQ family sugar-phosphate isomerase, which yields MDFKQIVKDTLLTEAKELEKAAGKISFDIDKAIDLIVNSKGKLIITGVGKSGLVGTKIAATLASTGTSSFFLHPTEAMHGDLGMIGKEDIVLGISYSGESEELVQILPHLKRFNIPLIAMASNENSTLAKYSDVFINVKVEKEGCPLDVAPMSSTTLTMAMGDALAVTLMRKRNFQKEDFASFHPGGSLGKKLFVKVDDLLRRENLPIVSRETKLKDAILQMSEGRLGSVIITDDNNKVIGLLSDGDLRRALMNDDFTIDCTVESLASTNPKTLKNKDLLASDALQVIEDFKIQLLIVTDNEDKLIGVLHIHDLIEAGIK from the coding sequence ATGGATTTTAAACAAATAGTTAAAGATACACTGTTAACAGAAGCTAAGGAATTAGAAAAAGCGGCAGGAAAAATATCTTTTGATATAGATAAAGCTATTGATTTAATTGTAAATTCAAAAGGTAAACTTATTATTACAGGTGTTGGTAAATCAGGACTTGTTGGAACAAAAATAGCAGCTACACTTGCAAGTACTGGTACTAGTTCATTTTTCCTTCATCCTACTGAAGCTATGCATGGGGATTTAGGAATGATTGGTAAAGAAGATATTGTTTTAGGTATCTCATACTCAGGTGAGAGTGAAGAATTAGTTCAAATTCTTCCTCATCTTAAAAGATTTAATATTCCACTAATTGCAATGGCTAGTAATGAAAATTCTACACTAGCAAAATACTCAGATGTTTTTATAAATGTAAAAGTTGAAAAAGAGGGATGTCCTTTAGATGTTGCTCCTATGTCTTCTACTACATTAACTATGGCAATGGGTGATGCATTAGCAGTTACTTTAATGAGAAAAAGAAACTTCCAAAAAGAAGATTTTGCATCATTTCACCCAGGAGGAAGCTTAGGAAAAAAACTTTTTGTAAAAGTTGATGATTTACTAAGAAGAGAGAATCTTCCTATAGTTTCACGTGAAACAAAACTAAAAGATGCCATTTTACAAATGAGTGAAGGTAGACTTGGAAGTGTAATAATCACAGATGACAACAATAAAGTAATTGGATTATTAAGTGATGGAGATTTAAGAAGAGCTCTAATGAATGATGACTTTACAATTGATTGTACAGTTGAATCATTAGCATCAACAAATCCTAAAACATTAAAAAATAAAGATCTTTTAGCTAGTGATGCATTACAAGTTATTGAAGATTTTAAAATACAATTATTAATAGTTACAGATAATGAAGACAAACTAATTGGTGTACTTCATATTCATGACTTAATAGAAGCTGGTATAAAATAA
- a CDS encoding replication-associated recombination protein A, with amino-acid sequence MTDLSNKLRPTSLDNFVGQSHIISKDKALYKLIKQKEIPHLFFYGKPGTGKTTLAKIIAREIDTDYYYFNATSIKVEDLRKVFDRYKNALIKPLIFIDEVHRLSKNQQEVLLPIMENYDATIIGASTENPFFTLTNAIRSRSFLYEFKAFTQEEMEKILQIALKDIDAKFDKETKEYLILSSSGDARAMLTLLNFSYKVSKEITIDLLKQLRENVIGDGVSSSNTHYDLASAMIKSMRGSNIDAALYYMARLINGGESVDFITRRLVIFASEDIGNANPNAFNLAVSTMTACNKIGYPESRIMLGQCIIYLTSSPKSNGAYKAINKALQGIKAGKLLDIPKHLDSQHIGYLYPHDFGGYVEQKYLKEDLNIYNSLNIGYEKTLNDWVEKIKNKDS; translated from the coding sequence ATGACAGATCTTTCTAACAAATTAAGACCAACAAGTTTAGATAACTTTGTTGGTCAATCTCACATAATATCAAAAGACAAAGCCCTTTATAAACTTATAAAACAAAAAGAAATACCACACTTATTTTTCTATGGAAAACCAGGAACTGGAAAAACAACTCTTGCAAAAATAATAGCTCGTGAAATAGATACAGATTATTACTATTTTAATGCCACAAGTATTAAAGTTGAAGATTTACGTAAAGTATTTGATAGATATAAAAATGCTTTAATTAAACCTTTAATTTTCATTGATGAAGTACATAGACTTTCTAAAAATCAACAAGAAGTACTTCTTCCAATAATGGAAAATTATGATGCAACGATAATAGGTGCAAGTACAGAAAATCCATTTTTTACATTGACAAATGCAATTCGTTCTAGATCTTTTCTTTATGAATTTAAAGCTTTTACTCAAGAAGAAATGGAAAAGATATTACAAATAGCTTTAAAAGATATTGATGCAAAATTTGATAAAGAAACAAAAGAGTATTTAATCCTTTCAAGTTCAGGTGATGCAAGAGCAATGCTTACACTTTTAAACTTTTCTTATAAAGTTTCAAAAGAGATTACAATTGATTTATTGAAGCAACTAAGAGAGAATGTTATAGGGGATGGAGTATCCTCTTCTAATACTCATTATGATTTAGCATCTGCGATGATTAAATCAATGAGAGGTTCAAATATTGATGCAGCTTTATATTATATGGCAAGATTAATAAACGGTGGAGAAAGCGTTGATTTTATTACAAGAAGACTAGTAATCTTTGCAAGTGAAGATATTGGTAATGCTAATCCTAATGCTTTTAATCTTGCCGTTAGTACAATGACAGCATGTAATAAAATCGGATATCCAGAATCTAGAATTATGCTAGGGCAGTGTATAATTTACTTAACATCAAGTCCAAAATCTAATGGTGCTTATAAAGCTATCAATAAAGCTCTACAAGGCATTAAAGCTGGAAAACTACTAGATATACCAAAACATTTAGATTCGCAGCATATAGGCTATTTATACCCTCACGATTTTGGTGGTTATGTTGAACAAAAGTATTTAAAAGAAGATCTAAACATATATAATTCATTAAATATTGGGTATGAAAAAACTTTAAATGATTGGGTAGAAAAAATTAAAAACAAGGATTCATAA
- a CDS encoding pseudouridine synthase encodes MRKEEELEAVRLNKFLSHNSKYSRREADRLIEEGKVKVNGVVVENLATKVTVNDEVHINKTPIKEDKNKMPTVIIYNKPKGEIVSKKDPQGRKTIYDSLGKRYAHFMSVGRLDYASEGLLLLSDSVQIVDALMHSNLERIYKIKVNGPIGPKVESAMMHGLELEDATDGAFKGSKIRSMKFAPFLGYNIVSNGEKFSKIKVSINEGKNRELRRFFAHFGLDILDLKRFEFGGISLNNLPTGKSRFLSKEEYRNLRDFLSQNEEDDRSF; translated from the coding sequence ATGAGAAAAGAAGAAGAACTAGAAGCTGTTAGATTAAATAAATTTTTATCACATAATAGTAAATATTCAAGAAGAGAAGCAGATAGATTAATAGAAGAGGGTAAAGTAAAAGTTAATGGTGTTGTAGTTGAAAATTTAGCTACAAAAGTAACTGTTAATGATGAAGTTCATATCAATAAAACTCCTATTAAAGAAGATAAAAATAAAATGCCTACGGTAATTATTTACAATAAACCAAAGGGTGAAATAGTATCTAAGAAAGACCCACAAGGTAGAAAAACTATTTATGATTCATTAGGTAAAAGATATGCTCACTTTATGTCTGTAGGACGGCTTGATTATGCAAGTGAAGGTTTACTTCTTTTATCTGATTCAGTTCAGATTGTTGATGCTTTAATGCACTCTAATTTAGAAAGAATTTACAAAATAAAAGTAAATGGCCCAATTGGTCCAAAAGTTGAATCTGCGATGATGCATGGTTTAGAACTTGAAGATGCGACAGATGGAGCATTTAAAGGTAGTAAAATCAGATCAATGAAATTTGCTCCATTCTTAGGATATAACATCGTAAGTAATGGTGAAAAATTTTCAAAAATTAAAGTATCAATAAATGAAGGTAAAAACAGAGAATTAAGAAGATTCTTTGCACACTTCGGACTTGATATTTTAGATCTTAAAAGATTTGAATTTGGTGGAATTTCACTAAATAATCTACCAACAGGAAAAAGCAGATTCCTTTCAAAAGAAGAATACAGAAACCTAAGAGACTTTTTAAGCCAAAACGAAGAAGATGACAGATCTTTCTAA
- a CDS encoding TRAP transporter substrate-binding protein: MKKMITKVAITSALLMAMSVSMQAKEKVYKLKLATTWGKTTVPLIDTTYEMVKLAEEMSNGRLKIRVDTASKHKAPLGILDMVKAGQYDMGHSASYYWKGKDINTLPFTSMPFGLTAPEQYAWFYHGGGLELMQKVYSKHKVLSFPGGSTGVQMGGWFRNEINSLDDLKGLKMRIPGFAGEVMAKLGVVVTNIAPGELYTSLDSKTIDALEWVGPSMDIKMGFHKIAPFYYTGWHEPASEMQFLINKRSFDKLPKDLQTILKVSMRTSAYNMYIKNYDMNITAWKNMLKDNPDIKVKTFPKVVMDEMKKSNKELRDEVSSKSPLLKEVLDSQDAYQKKAREWTKMSDYLYLKDNLK; this comes from the coding sequence ATGAAAAAAATGATTACAAAAGTAGCTATTACATCTGCATTACTTATGGCAATGTCTGTAAGTATGCAAGCAAAAGAAAAAGTTTATAAACTTAAACTTGCTACTACATGGGGAAAAACAACTGTACCTTTAATTGATACAACTTATGAGATGGTAAAATTAGCTGAAGAGATGTCAAATGGTAGATTAAAAATTAGAGTTGATACTGCATCAAAGCATAAAGCACCTTTAGGTATTTTAGATATGGTAAAAGCTGGTCAATATGATATGGGACACTCAGCATCTTATTATTGGAAAGGTAAAGATATAAATACATTACCTTTTACTTCTATGCCTTTTGGTTTAACTGCACCTGAGCAATATGCATGGTTTTATCATGGTGGTGGCTTAGAACTTATGCAAAAAGTTTACTCAAAACATAAAGTATTATCATTTCCTGGTGGAAGCACTGGGGTTCAAATGGGTGGATGGTTTAGAAATGAAATTAATTCTCTTGATGACTTAAAAGGTCTTAAAATGAGAATTCCAGGTTTTGCAGGTGAAGTTATGGCTAAACTTGGTGTTGTTGTTACAAATATTGCTCCTGGGGAGCTTTATACTTCTTTAGATAGTAAAACAATTGATGCTTTAGAATGGGTTGGACCATCAATGGATATTAAAATGGGATTTCATAAAATAGCACCATTTTATTATACAGGTTGGCATGAACCAGCTTCAGAAATGCAATTTTTAATTAATAAAAGATCATTTGATAAACTTCCAAAAGATTTACAAACAATCTTAAAAGTTTCAATGAGAACATCTGCATATAATATGTATATTAAAAACTACGATATGAATATTACTGCATGGAAAAATATGTTAAAAGATAATCCTGATATCAAAGTTAAAACATTTCCAAAAGTTGTTATGGATGAAATGAAAAAATCAAATAAAGAATTAAGAGATGAAGTTAGTTCTAAAAGTCCTTTACTAAAAGAAGTTTTAGATTCTCAAGATGCTTATCAGAAAAAAGCTAGAGAATGGACAAAGATGTCTGATTATCTATACTTAAAAGATAATTTAAAATAG
- a CDS encoding PhoH family protein, whose translation MKFDKYYVLDTNILLEDASNIFKLSQDSKNLIILPETVLDEIDTKKSGFDEINFQAREFARILENSKIKESIKKDTYKIIRLEIQNKQATIIDIISKEEYSLNSKNVSLNIINDRKILEIATFSNSYYEKEVEFLSLDIMARTRAISLDIKTDALLGSNKDEFNYEFIKDIEIDFQDLEDFDNQEIYKFDKDYKPYNYSYCFKVIDSDQVILANIENKRIRVLDEGEIRNQIITPLNKEQLFFSNAIASHLYNVLIIEAKAGSGKTLLALSGALKLIRQKQYQKIIYIRNSVESLDKGEDVGYLPGFEEKFRIYNHPLMDSLEYIIRTEYKKKSKKNLENIPELDDGEVTSRVEQMIQNYSIETMWVGEMRGRTISNAFIIIDEAQNMSNKTMQMVLSRIDNTSKVVILGSNKQIDNFYVNKYTNSLTTLLKSTKNENTLVNTFAIKLQKVLRGPITEWAEMIFSK comes from the coding sequence ATGAAATTTGATAAATACTACGTACTTGATACTAATATTTTATTAGAAGATGCAAGTAATATTTTTAAACTATCACAAGATAGTAAAAACCTTATAATTTTACCTGAGACAGTTTTAGATGAAATTGATACTAAAAAATCAGGTTTTGATGAGATAAATTTTCAAGCAAGAGAGTTTGCAAGAATACTTGAAAATTCAAAAATTAAAGAATCAATAAAAAAAGATACTTACAAAATAATACGATTAGAAATACAAAATAAACAAGCTACAATAATTGATATTATTTCAAAAGAAGAGTATTCACTAAATTCAAAGAATGTATCTTTAAATATAATTAATGACAGAAAGATATTAGAAATAGCGACTTTTTCAAATAGCTATTATGAAAAAGAAGTTGAATTTTTATCACTTGATATTATGGCAAGAACTAGAGCAATATCACTTGATATAAAAACTGATGCGTTACTTGGTTCAAATAAAGATGAGTTTAACTATGAGTTTATAAAAGATATTGAAATAGATTTTCAAGATTTAGAAGATTTTGATAATCAAGAAATATATAAATTTGATAAAGATTATAAACCCTATAACTATTCATATTGTTTTAAAGTTATAGATTCAGATCAAGTAATTTTAGCAAATATTGAAAATAAAAGAATTAGAGTTTTAGATGAAGGTGAAATTCGAAATCAAATAATTACTCCTTTAAATAAAGAACAATTATTCTTTTCAAATGCAATTGCATCTCACTTATATAATGTTTTAATTATAGAAGCAAAAGCAGGTTCGGGTAAAACTCTTTTAGCTTTAAGTGGGGCACTTAAACTAATAAGACAAAAACAATACCAAAAAATCATTTACATTAGAAACTCAGTTGAATCACTAGATAAAGGTGAAGATGTTGGATATCTTCCAGGATTTGAAGAAAAATTCAGAATTTATAACCATCCTTTAATGGATAGTTTAGAATACATAATTAGAACAGAATATAAAAAGAAATCAAAAAAGAATCTTGAAAATATACCAGAACTTGATGATGGTGAAGTTACTTCAAGAGTAGAACAGATGATTCAAAATTACAGTATCGAAACTATGTGGGTAGGAGAAATGAGAGGGAGAACTATTTCTAATGCATTTATCATAATTGATGAAGCACAAAACATGTCAAATAAAACTATGCAAATGGTTTTATCTAGAATAGATAATACATCTAAAGTTGTAATACTAGGTTCAAATAAACAAATAGATAACTTCTATGTAAATAAATATACAAACTCTTTAACAACACTTCTGAAATCCACAAAAAATGAAAATACTTTAGTAAATACTTTTGCAATAAAATTACAAAAAGTATTAAGAGGTCCAATCACAGAATGGGCAGAAATGATATTTTCAAAATAA
- the bluB gene encoding 5,6-dimethylbenzimidazole synthase yields MIFNKKDQTTLENIITSRRDVRGNNFINKKISKKKLLKILNSAQNAPSVGYSQPWRFIIVDKKKKDLVYNHFSKSFEKSKKKFKDRKLYSSLKLEGIKESNINIAVYYKKSKKDILGQTYMKRTGEYSVICAILNMWLTARSLNIGMGWVSILKPKKINDIFDIKKEDYKFIAYLCFGYTKEFYDEPELKKLGWKKKKKLEKLILKKGKI; encoded by the coding sequence ATGATTTTTAATAAAAAAGATCAAACTACATTAGAAAATATTATTACCTCAAGACGTGATGTTAGAGGTAATAATTTTATTAATAAAAAGATATCAAAAAAGAAACTTTTAAAGATTTTAAACTCAGCACAAAATGCACCTTCTGTTGGGTATTCACAACCTTGGCGCTTTATAATTGTTGATAAAAAGAAAAAGGACTTAGTTTATAATCACTTTTCAAAATCATTTGAAAAAAGTAAAAAGAAATTTAAAGATAGAAAATTATACTCTTCACTTAAATTAGAAGGTATAAAAGAATCAAATATCAATATTGCTGTTTATTATAAAAAAAGTAAAAAAGATATTTTGGGTCAAACATATATGAAAAGAACAGGTGAATATTCTGTCATATGTGCAATTTTAAATATGTGGTTAACTGCAAGATCATTAAATATTGGTATGGGATGGGTTTCAATTCTAAAGCCGAAAAAAATAAATGATATATTTGATATTAAAAAAGAAGATTACAAATTTATCGCATATTTATGCTTTGGATATACAAAAGAGTTTTATGATGAACCAGAATTAAAAAAACTTGGTTGGAAAAAGAAGAAGAAATTAGAAAAATTAATCTTAAAAAAAGGAAAAATATGA
- the hemJ gene encoding protoporphyrinogen oxidase HemJ — MEYYTWILTFHIMAVMSWMAMLFYQPRLYVYHTEHQNKKEFVEVVKIQELKMYKYIGVPAMWATIISGAVMIYLNPYLLSSEAGGWMHAKLLFALLLVIYSYSLGYFRKKLENDNYERSGNFFRAYNEVPTILALLIVGYVITKTFSIAFTVITLLIGAFIVYKVYKQKEKK; from the coding sequence ATGGAATACTACACATGGATATTAACATTTCATATTATGGCTGTAATGTCATGGATGGCAATGTTGTTTTATCAACCAAGACTTTATGTCTATCACACTGAACATCAAAATAAAAAAGAGTTTGTTGAAGTAGTAAAAATACAAGAATTAAAAATGTATAAATATATTGGTGTTCCTGCTATGTGGGCCACAATTATAAGTGGTGCTGTTATGATATATTTAAATCCATATTTACTTTCAAGTGAAGCAGGTGGTTGGATGCATGCAAAACTTTTATTTGCACTATTATTAGTAATTTATTCTTACTCTCTTGGATATTTTAGAAAAAAACTTGAAAATGATAATTATGAAAGAAGTGGTAATTTCTTTAGAGCTTATAATGAAGTACCAACAATTTTAGCTTTATTGATTGTGGGATATGTGATAACAAAAACATTTTCAATAGCCTTTACAGTAATTACACTTTTAATTGGTGCTTTTATAGTCTATAAAGTTTATAAACAAAAAGAGAAAAAATAA